In Drosophila yakuba strain Tai18E2 chromosome X, Prin_Dyak_Tai18E2_2.1, whole genome shotgun sequence, a single genomic region encodes these proteins:
- the LOC6525902 gene encoding dual specificity mitogen-activated protein kinase kinase dSOR1 isoform X1: protein MSKNKLNLVLPPVNTEATVAAATVAPTPPFKTPSGTDTHSLLGKPKTSIDALTETLEGLDMDDTERKRIKVFLSQKEKIGELSDEDLEKLGELGSGNGGVVMKVRHTHTHLIMARKLIHLEVKPAIKKQILRELKVLHECNFPHIVGFYGAFYSDGEISICMEYMDGGSLDLILKRAGRIPESILGRITLAVLKGLSYLRDKHAIIHRDVKPSNILVNSSGEIKICDFGVSGQLIDSMANSFVGTRSYMSPERLQGTHYSVQSDIWSLGLSLVEMAIGMYPIPPPNTATLESIFADNAEESGQPTDEPRAMAIFELLDYIVNEPPPKLEHKIFSTEFKDFVDICLKKQPDERADLKTLLSHPWIRKAEVEEVDISGWVCKTMDLPPSTPKRNTSPN, encoded by the exons CACACACAGTTTGCTGGGGAAGCCCAAGACGAGCATCGATGCACTGACAGAGACGCTGGAGGGACTGGACATGGACGACACGGAACGCAAGCGGATCAAGGTGTTCCTCAGCCAGAAGGAGAAGATTGGCGAGCTGTCGGACGAGGATCTGGAGAAGCTGGGCGAACTGGGATCGGGCAATGGCGGCGTGGTGATGAAGGTTCggcatacgcacacacacctgATCATGGCCAGGAAACTGATCCATCTGGAGGTGAAGCCGGCAATCAAAAAACAGATCCTGCGCGAACTGAAAGTCCTGCACGAATGTAATTTCCCGCACATTGTCGGTTTCTACGGCGCCTTCTACAGCGACGGCGAGATCAGTATCTGCATGGAGTATATGGACGGAGGATCGCTTGACCTGATCCTCAAGCGGGCTGGTCGAATACCGGAGTCCATTCTCGGCAGGATCACGCTTGCGGTGCTCAAGGGCTTGAGCTATCTGCGCGATAAGCACGCCATCATCCACCGTGACGTGAAGCCGAGCAATATCCTCGTCAACAGCAGCGGCGAGATCAAGATCTGTGATTTCGGCGTCTCCGGCCAACTGATCGACTCGATGGCCAACTCCTTTGTGGGCACCCGTAGCTATATGTCG CCGGAGCGATTGCAGGGCACTCACTACTCCGTGCAGTCGGACATCTGGTCGTTGGGCCTGTCGTTAGTGGAAATGGCCATTGGCATGTATCCCATCCCGCCGCCAAACACCGCCACCCTGGAGTCGATATTCGCCGACAATGCGGAGGAGAGCGGCCAGCCGACGGACGAGCCCAGGGCAATGGCCATCTTCGAGCTGCTGGATTATATTGTGAACGAACCGCCGCCCAAGCTGGAGCACAAGATCTTCTCCACCGAGTTCAAGGACTTTGTGGACATCTGCCTGAAGAAACAGCCCGACGAGCGGGCCGATCTCAAGACTCTGCTG AGTCATCCGTGGATACGCAAGGCGGAAGTGGAGGAGGTGGATATATCCGGCTGGGTGTGCAAGACAATGGATCTGCCGCCGTCGACGCCAAAGCGCAATACGTCGCCCAACTAG
- the LOC6525902 gene encoding dual specificity mitogen-activated protein kinase kinase dSOR1 isoform X2, translated as MSKNKLNLVLPPVNTEATVAAATVAPTPPFKTPSGTDLLGKPKTSIDALTETLEGLDMDDTERKRIKVFLSQKEKIGELSDEDLEKLGELGSGNGGVVMKVRHTHTHLIMARKLIHLEVKPAIKKQILRELKVLHECNFPHIVGFYGAFYSDGEISICMEYMDGGSLDLILKRAGRIPESILGRITLAVLKGLSYLRDKHAIIHRDVKPSNILVNSSGEIKICDFGVSGQLIDSMANSFVGTRSYMSPERLQGTHYSVQSDIWSLGLSLVEMAIGMYPIPPPNTATLESIFADNAEESGQPTDEPRAMAIFELLDYIVNEPPPKLEHKIFSTEFKDFVDICLKKQPDERADLKTLLSHPWIRKAEVEEVDISGWVCKTMDLPPSTPKRNTSPN; from the exons TTTGCTGGGGAAGCCCAAGACGAGCATCGATGCACTGACAGAGACGCTGGAGGGACTGGACATGGACGACACGGAACGCAAGCGGATCAAGGTGTTCCTCAGCCAGAAGGAGAAGATTGGCGAGCTGTCGGACGAGGATCTGGAGAAGCTGGGCGAACTGGGATCGGGCAATGGCGGCGTGGTGATGAAGGTTCggcatacgcacacacacctgATCATGGCCAGGAAACTGATCCATCTGGAGGTGAAGCCGGCAATCAAAAAACAGATCCTGCGCGAACTGAAAGTCCTGCACGAATGTAATTTCCCGCACATTGTCGGTTTCTACGGCGCCTTCTACAGCGACGGCGAGATCAGTATCTGCATGGAGTATATGGACGGAGGATCGCTTGACCTGATCCTCAAGCGGGCTGGTCGAATACCGGAGTCCATTCTCGGCAGGATCACGCTTGCGGTGCTCAAGGGCTTGAGCTATCTGCGCGATAAGCACGCCATCATCCACCGTGACGTGAAGCCGAGCAATATCCTCGTCAACAGCAGCGGCGAGATCAAGATCTGTGATTTCGGCGTCTCCGGCCAACTGATCGACTCGATGGCCAACTCCTTTGTGGGCACCCGTAGCTATATGTCG CCGGAGCGATTGCAGGGCACTCACTACTCCGTGCAGTCGGACATCTGGTCGTTGGGCCTGTCGTTAGTGGAAATGGCCATTGGCATGTATCCCATCCCGCCGCCAAACACCGCCACCCTGGAGTCGATATTCGCCGACAATGCGGAGGAGAGCGGCCAGCCGACGGACGAGCCCAGGGCAATGGCCATCTTCGAGCTGCTGGATTATATTGTGAACGAACCGCCGCCCAAGCTGGAGCACAAGATCTTCTCCACCGAGTTCAAGGACTTTGTGGACATCTGCCTGAAGAAACAGCCCGACGAGCGGGCCGATCTCAAGACTCTGCTG AGTCATCCGTGGATACGCAAGGCGGAAGTGGAGGAGGTGGATATATCCGGCTGGGTGTGCAAGACAATGGATCTGCCGCCGTCGACGCCAAAGCGCAATACGTCGCCCAACTAG
- the LOC6525903 gene encoding kelch-like protein 5 isoform X2 has product MSAVNQKESPSRDSTASTSGHISMLADNTLESLSRDYSLGSLNSAGSQDEFFRCRDHADNILKRMQLYVDSQQLCDVVLIAGIDGKRVPAHRLVLSASSAYFSAMFTGSLRETKEQEVTLGEVHGDALHLLVQYCYTGFIEMREDTVETLLATACLLQLNAVVTACCNFLARQLHPSNCLGFAFFAEQQSCTTLLRLAQAYTCQYFMQVCQNQEFFQLNADQLGKLLSSDDLNVPSEQDVFHSLMSWVRHDSPAREQHIPELLALVRLPLLQPAFIMDHVENVCNANECQQLVMEAFKWHLMPERRSRIATERTTPRKSTVGRLLAVGGMDAHKGAISIESYCPRLDKWTPWKHMTGRRLQFGAAVMEDKLILVGGRDGLKTLNTVESLDLNTMAWAPLNAMATPRHGLGVAVLEGPLYAVGGHDGWSYLNTVERWDPIARTWSYVAPMSSMRSTAGVAVLGGRLYAVGGRDGSVCHRSIECYDPHTNKWSLLAPMNRRRGGVGVTVANGFLYALGGHDCPASNPMVCRTETVERYDPATDTWTLICSLALGRDAIGCALLGDRLIVVGGYDGNHALKSVEEYDPVRNGWNELAPMAFARAGACVVAIPNVIPPAAQQPPPSATV; this is encoded by the exons ATGTCGGCGGTGAACCAGAAGGAGAGTCCCAGCCGGGACTCGACGGCCTCCACATCCGGGCACATCTCGATGCTGGCGGACAACACATTGGAGTCGCTGTCGCGGGACTACAGCCTGGGCAGCTTGAACTCGGCGGGCAGCCAGGATGAGTTCTTTCGGTGCCGCGACCATGCGGATAATATACTCAAGCGGATGCAGCTCTACGTGGATAGCCAGCAGCTCTGCGATGTGGTCCTAATCGCTGGTATCGATGGAAAGAG GGTGCCCGCCCACCGCCTGGTGCTATCGGCGTCGAGCGCCTACTTCTCGGCCATGTTCACGGGATCGCTGCGCGAGAccaaggagcaggaggtgaCCCTCGGCGAGGTGCACGGCGATGCACTGCATCTGCTGGTCCAGTATTGCTACACCGGCTTCATTGAGATGCGCGAGGACACCGTGGAGACGCTGCTGGCCACCGCCTGTCTGCTGCAGCTAAACGCCGTGGTGACCGCCTGCTGCAACTTCCTGGCCCGCCAACTCCATCCATCCAACTGCCTTGGGTTCGCCTTCTTTGCGGAGCAACAGAGCTGCACCACGCTGCTGCGTCTGGCGCAGGCCTACACCTGCCAGTACTTTATGCAGGTGTGCCAGAACCAGGAGTTCTTCCAGCTGAACGCCGATCAGTTGGGCAAGCTGCTGAGCAGCGATGATCTCAATGTGCCCTCGGAGCAGGATGTCTTTCACAGTCTGATGTCGTGGGTGCGCCACGATTCCCCTGCCCGTGAGCAGCACATACCGGAGCTGTTGGCCCTGGTGCGACTGCCCCTCCTGCAGCCAGCGTTCATCATGGACCACGTGGAGAACGTGTGCAATGCCAACGAGTGCCAGCAGCTGGTAATGGAGGCCTTCAAGTGGCACCTGATGCCCGAGCGCCGATCTCGGATAGCCACCGAGCGAACCACGCCGCGCAAATCCACAGTAGGTCGTCTCCTGGCCGTCGGCGGCATGGATGCCCACAAGGGCGCCATCAGCATCGAGAGCTATTGCCCGCGTTTGGACAAGTGGACACCGTGGAAGCACATGACCGGTCGTCGTCTGCAATTCGGCGCTGCCGTCATGGAGGATAAACTGATCCTAGTGGGCGGACGTGACGGGCTAAAGACCCTAAACACCGTGGAGAGTTTGGACCTGAATACGATGGCCTGGGCACCGCTCAATGCCATGGCCACGCCTCGTCACGGACTGGGCGTGGCGGTGCTGGAGGGTCCACTCTATGCGGTGGGCGGTCACGATGGCTGGAGCTACCTGAACACTGTGGAGAG ATGGGATCCCATTGCCCGCACTTGGAGCTATGTGGCGCCCATGTCCTCGATGCGTTCAACCGCCGGCGTTGCTGTCCTGGGCGGTCGACTGTATGCGGTGGGCGGACGTGATGGTTCCGTCTGTCATCGCTCCATCGAGTGCTACGATCCACACACCAACAAATGGAGCCTTCTGGCGCCGATGAACCGGAGACGCGGCGGCGTGGGC GTGACGGTGGCCAATGGTTTCCTGTACGCCTTGGGTGGTCACGACTGTCCGGCCAGCAATCCAATGGTCTGTCGCACGGAGACGGTGGAGCGCTACGACCCAGCCACCGATACTTGGACTCTG ATCTGCTCACTGGCCTTGGGCCGGGACGCGATCGGATGTGCCCTGCTGGGCGATCGCCTGATCGTCGTCGGCGGCTACGATGGCAATCATGCGCTGAAGAGCGTGGAGGAGTACGACCCGGTGCGGAATGGATGGAACGAACTGGCGCCCATGGCATTTGCAAGGGCCGGCGCCTGTGTGGTGGCGATTCCGAATGTCATACCGCCGGCGGCCCAACAGCCGCCGCCCAGTGCTACAGTTTAG
- the LOC6525903 gene encoding kelch-like protein 5 isoform X1: MSAVNQKESPSRDSTASTSGHISMLADNTLESLSRDYSLGSLNSAGSQDEFFRCRDHADNILKRMQLYVDSQQLCDVVLIAGIDGKRVPAHRLVLSASSAYFSAMFTGSLRETKEQEVTLGEVHGDALHLLVQYCYTGFIEMREDTVETLLATACLLQLNAVVTACCNFLARQLHPSNCLGFAFFAEQQSCTTLLRLAQAYTCQYFMQVCQNQEFFQLNADQLGKLLSSDDLNVPSEQDVFHSLMSWVRHDSPAREQHIPELLALVRLPLLQPAFIMDHVENVCNANECQQLVMEAFKWHLMPERRSRIATERTTPRKSTVGRLLAVGGMDAHKGAISIESYCPRLDKWTPWKHMTGRRLQFGAAVMEDKLILVGGRDGLKTLNTVESLDLNTMAWAPLNAMATPRHGLGVAVLEGPLYAVGGHDGWSYLNTVERWDPIARTWSYVAPMSSMRSTAGVAVLGGRLYAVGGRDGSVCHRSIECYDPHTNKWSLLAPMNRRRGGVGVTVANGFLYALGGHDCPASNPMVCRTETVERYDPATDTWTLICSLALGRDAIGCALLGDRLIVVGGYDGNHALKSVEEYDPVRNGWNELAPMAFARAGACVVAIPNVIPPAAQQPPPSATKKKKWKPVRLDPICYNRRPRSVEFVDYYNM; this comes from the exons ATGTCGGCGGTGAACCAGAAGGAGAGTCCCAGCCGGGACTCGACGGCCTCCACATCCGGGCACATCTCGATGCTGGCGGACAACACATTGGAGTCGCTGTCGCGGGACTACAGCCTGGGCAGCTTGAACTCGGCGGGCAGCCAGGATGAGTTCTTTCGGTGCCGCGACCATGCGGATAATATACTCAAGCGGATGCAGCTCTACGTGGATAGCCAGCAGCTCTGCGATGTGGTCCTAATCGCTGGTATCGATGGAAAGAG GGTGCCCGCCCACCGCCTGGTGCTATCGGCGTCGAGCGCCTACTTCTCGGCCATGTTCACGGGATCGCTGCGCGAGAccaaggagcaggaggtgaCCCTCGGCGAGGTGCACGGCGATGCACTGCATCTGCTGGTCCAGTATTGCTACACCGGCTTCATTGAGATGCGCGAGGACACCGTGGAGACGCTGCTGGCCACCGCCTGTCTGCTGCAGCTAAACGCCGTGGTGACCGCCTGCTGCAACTTCCTGGCCCGCCAACTCCATCCATCCAACTGCCTTGGGTTCGCCTTCTTTGCGGAGCAACAGAGCTGCACCACGCTGCTGCGTCTGGCGCAGGCCTACACCTGCCAGTACTTTATGCAGGTGTGCCAGAACCAGGAGTTCTTCCAGCTGAACGCCGATCAGTTGGGCAAGCTGCTGAGCAGCGATGATCTCAATGTGCCCTCGGAGCAGGATGTCTTTCACAGTCTGATGTCGTGGGTGCGCCACGATTCCCCTGCCCGTGAGCAGCACATACCGGAGCTGTTGGCCCTGGTGCGACTGCCCCTCCTGCAGCCAGCGTTCATCATGGACCACGTGGAGAACGTGTGCAATGCCAACGAGTGCCAGCAGCTGGTAATGGAGGCCTTCAAGTGGCACCTGATGCCCGAGCGCCGATCTCGGATAGCCACCGAGCGAACCACGCCGCGCAAATCCACAGTAGGTCGTCTCCTGGCCGTCGGCGGCATGGATGCCCACAAGGGCGCCATCAGCATCGAGAGCTATTGCCCGCGTTTGGACAAGTGGACACCGTGGAAGCACATGACCGGTCGTCGTCTGCAATTCGGCGCTGCCGTCATGGAGGATAAACTGATCCTAGTGGGCGGACGTGACGGGCTAAAGACCCTAAACACCGTGGAGAGTTTGGACCTGAATACGATGGCCTGGGCACCGCTCAATGCCATGGCCACGCCTCGTCACGGACTGGGCGTGGCGGTGCTGGAGGGTCCACTCTATGCGGTGGGCGGTCACGATGGCTGGAGCTACCTGAACACTGTGGAGAG ATGGGATCCCATTGCCCGCACTTGGAGCTATGTGGCGCCCATGTCCTCGATGCGTTCAACCGCCGGCGTTGCTGTCCTGGGCGGTCGACTGTATGCGGTGGGCGGACGTGATGGTTCCGTCTGTCATCGCTCCATCGAGTGCTACGATCCACACACCAACAAATGGAGCCTTCTGGCGCCGATGAACCGGAGACGCGGCGGCGTGGGC GTGACGGTGGCCAATGGTTTCCTGTACGCCTTGGGTGGTCACGACTGTCCGGCCAGCAATCCAATGGTCTGTCGCACGGAGACGGTGGAGCGCTACGACCCAGCCACCGATACTTGGACTCTG ATCTGCTCACTGGCCTTGGGCCGGGACGCGATCGGATGTGCCCTGCTGGGCGATCGCCTGATCGTCGTCGGCGGCTACGATGGCAATCATGCGCTGAAGAGCGTGGAGGAGTACGACCCGGTGCGGAATGGATGGAACGAACTGGCGCCCATGGCATTTGCAAGGGCCGGCGCCTGTGTGGTGGCGATTCCGAATGTCATACCGCCGGCGGCCCAACAGCCGCCGCCCAGTGCTACA aaaaagaagaagtgGAAGCCAGTGAGATTGGATCCAATCTGCTATAATAGGCGTCCCAGATCTGTCGAGTTTGTCGACTACTATAACATGTAA
- the LOC6525904 gene encoding synembryn, translating to MEAEHLKRLEAKEADHIPAILGEFNTKNADLLVFDSFRTDNLWHELWLAIFGILEDQRLSHLHTQCLNTVRILTRDEFSLQTNYIEQEVNTLLKLARIEAGSLKLPATPDELKQQEREEPQQEPSQAQSEVIAEALKCLCNLVYQSSDCRRQCLRQHCLDAILKRVASSMRHPCALEYYDMKLLFLLTALEPAARSRLQIDLNGLTYMTKWLDDKLGEESVGEEQLNIICELLKVMFNVTSAPDKSPNEYEIQSLHLTGVLRELLLRFGDLATDKDRAVVTHAINLLTNISGSCLTELTLRCSNAELESHKEKEQENEKEKDTEAGASAKPRECCSQCFEKRNVRSLDVLLGYLRQSLAQQEAEASSHELLSPVLTVLVKCARSDRVMRHYLRQEILPPLRDVSQRPEVGLELRNHLCRFLTLPAMILRDLSAELLFVLCKENVGRMIKYTGYGNAAGLFAKRGILDCRRVEGTDYSSDSEDSDTEEYKQQQQGINPVLGCVEPRSKSHLDDISEEQKEYEAMQLVNLIEQLRQGGIVKPAMIDKDGRPQPLEHILQLQEELPQQQLDQKRKT from the exons ATGGAAGCGGAGCACCTGAAACGACTGGAGGCCAAGGAGGCGGACCACATTCCCGCCATCCTGGGTGAATTCAACACGAAG AATGCGGATCTGCTGGTCTTCGACAGCTTCCGCACGGACAACCTGTGGCACGAACTCTGGCTGGCCATTTTCGGCATATTGGAGGACCAGCGTCTTAGTCATCTGCATACGCAGTGCCTGAACACGGTGAGGATTCTAACGCGCGACGAGTTCAGCCTGCAGACGAACTACATCGAACAGGAGGTGAACACACTGCTGAAGCTGGCCAGGATTGAGGCCGGCTCACTGAAGCTGCCCGCCACGCCGGACGAGCTTAAGCAGCAGGAACGCGAAGAGCCCCAGCAGGAGCCCAGCCAGGCGCAATCGGAGGTGATTGCCGAGGCACTGAAGTGCTTGTGCAACCTGGTCTACCAGAGCTCCGACTGCAGGCGCCAGTGCCTGCGACAACACTGCCTGGACGCGATCCTCAAGAGGGTGGCGTCCTCGATGCGACATCCCTGTGCGCTGGAGTACTATGACATGAAGCTCCTCTTCCTGCTCACTGCCTTGGAGCCGGCGGCCCGATCTCGTCTACAAATCGATTTGAATGGCCTCACCTACATGACCAAGTGGCTGGACGACAAGCTGGGCGAAGAGTCCGTTGGCGAGGAGCAGCTGAACATCATCTGCGAGCTGCTCAAGGTGATGTTCAACGTGACCAGTGCTCCGGACAAGAGCCCCAACGAGTACGAGATCCAGAGCTTGCATTTGACGGGAGTACTGAGGGAGCTGCTCCTGCGTTTCGGCGACTTGGCCACCGACAAGGATCGCGCCGTCGTCACACATGCCATCAATCTGCTGACCAACATCTCTGGCAGCTGCCTAACCGAACTCACCCTGCGCTGCTCCAATGCCGAGTTGGAGTCGCACAAGGAAAAGGAGCAGGAAAATGAGAAGGAAAAAGATACAGAAGCGGGAGCCAGTGCCAAACCGCGTGAGTGCTGCTCCCAGTGCTTCGAAAAGCGCAATGTCCGCAGTCTGGACGTGCTGCTTGGCTATCTACGGCAATCTCTGGCCCAACAGGAGGCCGAGGCCAGCTCGCATGAGTTGCTTTCCCCAGTGCTGACCGTGCTGGTGAAATGTGCGCGCAGCGATCGTGTGATGCGTCACTATCTGCGCCAGGAGATTCTGCCGCCGCTCCGGGACGTTAGTCAACGACCAGAGGTTGGTCTGGAGCTGCGCAATCATCTGTGCCGGTTCCTAACACTGCCCGCAATGATCCTGCGAGATCTGTCTGCCGAGCTGCTCTTCGTACTGTGCAAAGAAAATGTCGGCAGGATGATCAAATATACGGGCTATGGCAACGCAGCCGGACTCTTTGCCAAGCGGGGCATACTGGACTGCCGGCGAGTGGAGGGCACCGACTACTCCTCCGACAGCGAGGACAGCGACACCGAGGAGtacaaacagcagcagcagggcaTCAATCCAGTCCTCGGCTGTGTGGAGCCGCGCAGCAAGTCGCATTTGGACGACATAAGcgaggagcagaaggaatACGAGGCCATGCAGCTGGTCAATCTCATCGAGCAGCTGCGTCAGGGCGGAATCGTGAAGCCGGCGATGATTGACAAGGATGGGCGGCCGCAGCCGCTGGAACACATCCTCCAGCTGCAGGAGGagctgccgcagcagcagctcgaCCAGAAGCGGAAAACCTAA
- the LOC6525905 gene encoding extracellular signal-regulated kinase 7, translating to MANPTNIPAHERRIHELDQTVERIFDVRKRLGKGAYGIVWKATDRRQKNTVALKKIFDAFRDETDAQRTYREVIFLRAFRHHPNIIRLVDVFKAANNLDFYLVFEFMESDLHNVIKKGDVLKDIHKRFVMYQLINAIKYMHSGNVIHRDLKPSNILIDSKCRLKVADFGLARTLSSKRKADYDALDQEGMLTDYVATRWYRAPEILVASRSYTKGIDMWGLGCILGEMIRQKPLFQGTSTVNQIEKIVTALPDVTQRDIDSIGASFGSVLLSKKIHRDRRHSLDEMLRNCCDDAISLVKSLLVLNPHLRLTAKAAIQHPYVSRFRTASADMELRVDIQPPLRDDVRYGVDQYRNNLYDMMGRESSSSARTLSNATPSTPSNRDDSVKTVRVTTRTRTASVSQATTSPAERKKEPYSFEVTQTRRKIKLLVSTSKTKAKETNRTENAVSHAHIAPPPAAVPAAAAPAPPAPPSTQGKSGEKTAQKCRHNHVPIQRELAAVAAVARRKKSTWQSQAQTQGKFHAEAKAQVQALLLTQKINIDGSPARMRQDNHTHGQTQATVPPPMNRSLRKISQEKKPKEKPHKAEVSKPTVVTTYHRRERYLTAEERMQRRQLEIQQKKEEEKVCQQQIEQEHELRVSQRRRMTENYRLMEAERDQLEEMAEQEAQAKAYKEIARKVWKLTERKEDDSLPKDQKDDSTILNSCASKCYRERISHLELEMEKCKEQLVDFVEEHRDLLNYDNLRYHLEKLQPLKKDSEHEDGDDGRPLPEGSGDPGSQSYENFLQEQEKERQRQVQEFLARDETNEYDNLNLDNAYRAKYYHLFRDITGGSSSPDSGRRDSGSEPSPERDYSRDYADYFPNYSDLEEDWKEQAHPVEPRRQHERTEKSRRMKERLEDQRQRRDRLLAQQKASRKQHEELGLHHKVHRHHHQHHAASGPRYDPMRLREHDIQEANFSTELI from the exons ATGGCCAACCCAACCAATATTCCCGCTCACGAGCGACGCATCCATGAGCTGGACCAAACCGTAGAACGCATCTTCGATGTGCGAAAG CGCCTGGGCAAGGGTGCCTATGGCATCGTTTGGAAGGCCACGGATAGGCGACAAAAGAACACGGTGGCCCTGAAGAAGATCTTCGATGCCTTCCGCGATGAAACCGATGCGCAGCGCACCTACCGTGAGGTGATATTCCTGCGCGCCTTTCGCCACCATCCCAACATCATCCGACTGGTGGATGTCTTCAA GGCCGCCAACaatttggatttttatttggtGTTCGAGTTCATGGAAAGCGATCTGCACAACGTGATCAAGAAGGGCGATGTCCTCAAGGACATTCACAAGCGTTTCGTCATGTACCAGCTGATCAATGCCATCAAGTACATGCACTCGGGCAACGTCATCCACCGGGATCTGAAGCCCAGCAACATCCTGATCGATAGCAAATGCAG GCTCAAAGTGGCCGACTTTGGACTGGCCCGAACTCTCTCCTCGAAACGCAAGGCCGACTATGATGCTTTGGACCAGGAGGGCATGTTGACGGATTATGTGGCCACTCGTTGGTATCGCGCCCCCGAAATTCTGGTCGCCAGTCGCAG CTATACCAAAGGCATCGATATGTGGGGCCTGGGCTGCATTCTGGGCGAGATGATCAGACAGAAGCCTCTATTCCAAGGCACAAGCACTGTCAATCAG ATTGAGAAAATCGTGACTGCCCTGCCGGATGTGACGCAGCGGGACATCGATTCGATTGGAGCCAGCTTCGGCAGCGTCCTGCTGAGCAAGAAGATCCATCGCGACCGACGCCATTCGCTGGACGAGATGTTGAGGAATTGCTGTGATGACGCCATTTCGCTGGTCAAGTCTCTGCTGGTGCTGAATCCGCATCTGCGGCTGACCGCCAAGGCGGCCATTCAGCATCCGTATGTGAGTCGCTTCCGGACCGCGTCGGCGGACATGGAGCTCCGCGTGGACATCCAGCCGCCGCTAAGGGACGATGTGCGCTACGGAGTCGACCAGTACCGCAACAATCTGTACGACATGATGGGTCGCGAGTCCAGCAGCAGTGCCCGCACGCTCAGCAATGCCACACCATCCACGCCGTCCAATCGGGATGACTCCGTGAAAACCGTCCGAGTCACGACGCGAACCAG GACAGCGAGTGTCAGCCAAGCGACCACAAGCCCGGCGGAGAGAAAGAAGGAGCCGTATTCCTTCGAGGTGACCCAGACGCGCAGGAAAATTAAGCTGCTGGTCTCCACATCCAAGACGAAGGCAAAGGAGACCAATCGCACGGAGAACGCCGTTTCGCATGCCCATATTGCGCCGCCTCCTGCggctgttcctgctgctgctgctcctgctccacctgctcctccttctACACAGGGAAAATCAGGAGAGAAAACTGCGCAAAAATGCCGCCACAACCATGTGCCCATCCAACGGGAATTGGCTGCCGTGGCAGCGGTGGCTCGGCGCAAGAAGAGCACCTGGCAATCGCAGGCGCAGACGCAAGGGAAATTTCATGCCGAGGCAAAGGCCCAAGTTCAGGCGCTGCTCCTCACACAGAAAATAAACATCGATGGTTCCCCCGCGAGGATGCGCCAGGATAACCATACCCATGGCCAGACGCAGGCGACAGTGCCCCCACCAATGAATCGTTCGCTGCGCAAGATAAGCCAAGAGAAGAAGCCCAAGGAGAAACCCCACAAGGCTGAGGTCAGCAAGCCCACTGTTGTGACGACATACCACAGAAGGGAGCGGTACCTCACGGCCGAGGAGAGGATGCAGCGCCGGCAGCTGGAGATTCAgcagaagaaggaggaggaaaaGGTGTGCCAGCAGCAGATCGAACAGGAACACGAGCTGAGGGTGAGCCAGCGCAGGCGGATGACCGAGAACTATCGACTTATGGAGGCGGAACGCGATCAGTTGGAGGAGATGGCCGAGCAGGAGGCGCAGGCCAAGGCGTACAAGGAGATAGCCAGGAAGGTGTGGAAGCTCACCGAGAGGAAGGAGGATGACTCGTTGCCCAAGGATCAGAAGGATGATTCGACCATCTTAAACTCATGCGCTAGCAAATGCTATCGCGAACGGATCAGTCACCTGGAGCTAGAGATGGAGAAGTGCAAGGAGCAGTTGGTGGACTTTGTCGAGGAGCATCGGGATCTGCTGAACTACGACAACTTGCGCTACCACTTGGAAAAGCTGCAGCCCTTAAAGAAGGACAGTGAGCACGAGGATGGGGACGACGGTAGACCACTGCCGGAGGGCAGTGGTGATCCCGGCTCCCAAAGCTACGAGAACTTTCTCCAGGAGCAAGAAAAGGAGCGACAGCGCCAGGTGCAGGAGTTCTTGGCCCGCGACGAGACCAATGAGTACGATAACCTCAATCTGGACAACGCCTACAGAGCCAAGTACTATCATCTGTTTAGGGATATAACAGGTGGATCCTCCTCGCCGGACAGTGGAAGACGCGATTCCGGTTCGGAGCCATCCCCGGAGCGCGATTACTCGCGCGACTATGCCGACTACTTTCCCAACTACTCCGACCTGGAGGAGGATTGGAAAGAACAGGCGCATCCGGTGGAGCCGCGGCGGCAGCACGAACGCACAGAAAAGTCACGCCGGATGAAGGAGCGCCTGGAGGATCAACGTCAACGCCGGGACCGCCTGCTGGCCCAGCAGAAGGCCAGCCGGAAGCAGCACGAAGAACTGGGACTCCATCACAAGGTGCACCGCCATCATCACCAGCACCACGCGGCCAGTGGACCTCGCTACGATCCCATGCGTCTCAGGGAGCACGACATTCAGGAGGCGAACTTCTCCACGGAGCTCATCTGA